In the Epinephelus fuscoguttatus linkage group LG10, E.fuscoguttatus.final_Chr_v1 genome, CCGGGTCCTAAAACTGGGAAATGAGTTAACATTTTAGCACCTccggttccctcgtctcaaagcTAGTGTTTTTTTGAATGGGCCTTTGGTTAGATATCTGAAAagttctgtggttaacacaagctaaagagactttcatgttttgtcctatgacataaaatacatcagaagATAACCCcctcatgaattttgaagctttagAGCAGGGGTCCAAGGGTAGAGGTGAAAACGGATAACTGCACAGAATAATTTTTTGACCAGTGACACGTGGATTTATAGGGAACTAGCTAGGTAGTGACGCCGCTCATTTGGAAATTACCGCTAGTTAAACTGTCCTGAACCAACACCAACCAACACTGTGCCCACCCTTTGGTCCCCCCCAGCTCGCCCTGGTGAGTAAGCGACTCAATTTTGAAATCATAAAACCCCCTTACAGGCCCAGGCTTGGCCAGTTTTAAgtactttaatcattttttaaagatttaacaTGTAACTTTAATATgtcatgtctttttaaaatgtctaagGGCCGTTTTATAGTTGACCCACGCAACGCGAGCAACCAAttcctttcatagtcaacacattgAACGCAAGCGGCGCAGgcgacacttgaaatgcaatacatcgcTCGCGCAatagggggtagcagagtcacTGTTACATTCCGGCTAACTAGCACTGCCGTAGCTAGCTAGTATTGCTATTTCATTAGAGTGCAGGGCActagaactgtcatataaatgggggtGTGCCCGTACGAGTTcgcaaagtttttcctcctcgcCCACCATATTTCATgcctgcttcttctgtgaataacaaaaagtggttaatttCAAGTATGTCACTTGCATTATCACCCCTGCTGGCAACGCATGGTATTACATGCGTTGCTGTGTCACCTATCAAAAAAAAGGACAATACATTTGGAGACGCAAGCACGCATCATAGCGGCCAATGCATCTCAATGCGACCCAATGCGTTCGTGTCTGTGTGCCTTTGCGTTGACTATAAAACGGCCCTAAAAACAGCATAGTGTGTTGAGTTGTATACTTACATTGTCCCAAATATTTTTAACAAtgttcaaacccagagaaatctgttattttaattaaaGACACAGTCCGTGTCATTTGGTCACCTCTGCCTGTCGGTGGCGTCATATTGTGCATGCGTCAGGGTAGTGGTTTTCTGTAAGATGCTGTCATAAACTGACTTTTTAGGGCACGTTTTTCAATACACATTTtagatttttgtcattttgaactATGTGTTTTATCAAGACAAATGATTGAACGTTAGCTGACTCGAGCCCTGCCGTACCAAACAGCTTTgaagaaacacagatttttaaggTGAAACTGCCTTGTCACGTGTTTTTACTGTTCTAAATCAGCGGTTCccgaatgtctggatcttaagttatcagagaaaaaggtgagcacacattagcaggtgccgGGCTAGCAGCCCTCTGTGAGGACACTAACAGCttctgagaaacactgatcaGTAGCATGAAActattttattcagtgtttttacctgttttaatcagctggtctgtttgtttgggagaggaagagacctctgtggataattcagctcctggttaaaacctcctgaacaatgaacactgaaggaatcctaaccaggagagAATGACTGAAAtgctccttttttgttttgggtttttttttgcttcagaGACCTCGAGCTGCAGAATAACGTTTGTTTAAGATCGTGGTATCATGTAAAAGCCAGTTTTCTCTCATATCTAGGTTTCCATCACCAGAAAGTGCTTTGAAATATTCAGACTGCATATTGGCTCAATATTCTTCAATCAAAATATAACTCGAAGTTTTCAAATTAACCATAAAGGTTCAAAAATCGAAGCTAATTCTGTGTCCTAGAAGAGACAGCAGCCATCTCATGACGTCACGTTGACTTTGGTACTGCAAACAATGCACAGTAACTGTACCTGGCTGTGGACATTGTGAGATGTCTCCTTCCTTCAGACTCTGCAATGCAGCATGTGAGGAGGACGATAAGCTGCGGACTGAGGAGCACTTCTCGGTGGTGAAGTCCCAGGCACAGTAAGGATCTCTGGCCAGGACACAGTCCACACAGAGGTCATAGCGGCTGCAGTTACTGACCGGCATCTGGACGGCACCAAACTCTGAGCCTGCATACAGTTGGCCCtgtgtttgcacacacacacacacacacacattaataataAACCAAAAGCATCTCATCTTTATTACTCCTGTAGCCGCTCTCCTGCCTGTCAGCAGCAATATAGTGACAACATATTTAAATTGAGACATAAATTCAGACTGAAGCTCACTGTACAATATTTGCCAAATGACACACCAGTAAATGTCTATAAcctataatgatgatgatgatgatgatgatgagctaACAGACCACACTGCCACTGTGTTGACCCTGCTGAGAGTTACCTTGCTGGATGAGAGGCGCAGGATGCTAATAGGCACGGGGTTTTCATACAGTTGAATTTCCTCAATGATGAACATCTCTCCATCGTAGTTGACGGCCTTCTGAACGTAACCGTTTTCTATCAGGAGACAAAAAAGGATCATCTAATACCCATATAACAAGctcaccacacaaacacatgcattaacCAAGATCCTGGCTTTGATTTACCTCTTCACATCTAATGTGTGCATCTTCAAAGGTGCTGATTAAACAATGTTGTAGTGGTTTTAAAGGCTTACCATTATTTTCTCAGTCAGGTTCTCACTGTGATCTACCTGAAAACACTATTTTCTGTCCAACTCTGAAcacgtctgtgtgttttttcaacatgtattttgtgtttttgttcctgcTTTCCTCGCTGGTTTGTAGTGGGCGGGGCTCAGTTGGAAAAAGGGTGATGTCACGAACATCTCTGCACCAATCAGAGTTTAGTAAAGTTAGAGTAAAACAAACAATCTGACAGTTACGGGGTTGTTTGCTTATGTTGCCAGGACTGTCAGTCAAAGTGGAACAAACTGCACAGTGCAAATGAAACAGATTAGCTGAATGCTTGAGTGTTAAATAgtgttaataaataataaaacttagtatgttttattcaaacagtttttttacttcaactgtaaattatacATTATTTAGAAATACGAATAAGATTTAAAACCAAGTTTAATTTTAATGTAAGCTAATTATCTGTTTGAAAGACGatctcagatcttttacttcagtaaagcAAGCAATACTACAAAGTAGAGATACTCTGCTACAAGTACAAGTTCTGCACTTGAAatgttactcaagtaaaagaaCAAAAGTATTCGCATCACAAGCAACtttaagtaccaaaagtaaaagttcaTTGAAGTTCATCAAGCAGAATCAGAATAatatatactagtccatacccattggtagctgtgtccccttctacctatgccagtcctcaatgcctatgtgcagtttcacatagattgaccacgtcagtgagtagaaaaacgtgggacagacagaatgactgactgacagaatgacacactgacagtttccatgattatgtacagcataccataccatgacttagtcataccaaacattagaaaacaacaccaacattggtccacagggggagccacagcgatcggtggcattttagccattttgaagcatttttctgttgttatagcgccacccagttgccaattagagttaaatttctccagtcaccttgaggcgtcctgttctacatacaGTACTTAAGTTTCATTCAACCACTGgttgtgttttatctttttaacaGACAGGCCATAGTTTACCAGTGCCAATGAACATGACGGCATGTGTCTTTCCATCCAGCGCCAACACACTGTCCACGACAATCCGAGTCAGCAAAGCTCCCTTCTTGACCAGCAGCGGCCCTCCTGTCTGCGGGCGCACAGCCTCATCCATGAGGGGACGGTCCCTGATGAACTGGAGGGTTTTGTCAGGAAGGTCCAGCGAGCGATTCATTCCCATTTTACGTGCCACATTATTGATGCACTGAAATACAAAACTTCAATTCAGTACtgtggattttttaaaatatcgtATTGTATAATATCCAGAGTCGCTTCTGGCTGTAACAAAGTCTTCAGACTCACCGCTCCTGGTCTGGGTACAGGCACGTCTCCAGTGTACATCACCCACTTGACGTGAGATGTCTCCACGGCGACAGGTGTCTTAAACTTGCCCTCATTGAAAATATCTCGAATGGAGGACACAGTGTACGCACATACTGCCGACACCTGGGACAAGCTCCTGGAAATCAAACACACTCAGTCATGCAAAGTaccaatgtttgttttatttgtgcaaaATATTTGTGTGAATATAGACACCTTTTTCATTCTTCTACACTGTCTGCTCAGCTTACTTCCTACCTTGTCAACACCCAGGATTTATTGTAAGCACTTACGACTGCGGAGTAAAGACAGCGTAGAAGACACTCTTCCTCCAGTCATCGTCTTTCAGCAGGAAGACATCCTGGACAATGGGGGGCAGGCTGGGTTCAGGGAGGGAACAATCCAGACGAGCTTTCAGGAACGACGTCCATTTCCTCTGCAGCGTCCGCTGGCCGCCCATATCCCCCTAAACACAGAGACAGGGCGCTCTGTCATGTGCAATTGTGCGGATAGTCCTCTCAACAGCAACAAGCAGACCAGCGTCAGACAGGGAGTGTGAGGCCAAACACAAGTCTGATCTGCACATCCTCAAACACAAAACCTACTCTggcttaaagctccagtgtgtcggatttaagggaatatatatgtaatataatataaaacgtatgttttttttagtgtataaaGAATCAACGGAAAATAAGAATCTCCCTCTTTTTTAAATAGCTTGGAATGAgctatttatatctacacagggagcgaGTCCTCATTAATGGAGTAAGCTCAACCACTTACCACTATGTTTCTACGGTAGCCCAGGAcggacatttgtgtttttgcattggccTCCACAGTTTGCAGCCCCTCCATGACGAGCAGTGTCTGAGAGACCctgatttttaaatgtgaaacttcagggtgggaatcaccagaggacccACAGTACGATATTATTACGACAATTaggtcacgatacaatattactgCGATATGCCGAGTATTGCGATGACATATGTCGTGAAACACTGCGATTTACCACCTTGTTTCCacctgcaaattatttccccaaaggaaacTTTGTTGACATCAGTTCTGCATCATAAAAACTGTTAGCAGATTTAACACCCTTTGCAAGGCCAGATTAAGGGTGTGAGTGACACATTTCACATGCCGGTGAACTGAGtggcaacacccatgttagaagAGGTTTTGGTCAGCAATCGCCCATTCTTGTGTTGCGTTTTGCAGGAGGTCTGTGATGTTTGCTCCGATGTTACTTTTGTGTACTGCTCTAGTGTGGAGAACATCAGACTGCAGTCGACACTTCTCTGTGAGAAGTCCGACCTCTGTCAAGTTAAGTGTGTCCAATGTTGGTTAAGTTTTCGGCAGAGCGGGTTTAGTGTTAGTTTGGACGTCACCGGCTAACGCTGTCTCTGGATGTTGGCATGTGAGgtgagtattttattctcatatgacactgcttgcaaatggcatgtgtcatatccaagtcctccttTGTGTTAAAGAATCCCAGATAAGTACACACATTTGATTTAATCGCCGACggcacatttctgatttctttctctggtGCATCCATCTTAGTTTtcatgaacttcctgccaaatgccactgactgagacctctgctgacctcaccataTGAAACAATCATCAGCACCATCCAGTGGACTgacaaagcttttgattttattattcaagGACCAAAAGTTGTCCTTAAATGTGTAAAAGTTCAATACTTGGTGTCTGTGTATCAATACAATATCACCGCGCAAAATACTGTGCTACTATGCTGTGTCGATTTTTCCCTCACCCCTTGTCAAActgctttttctgtcttttcattgGTTTAAATCACGAGCTACATTTGTTGTGGAGAGGAACAGACCTgcgtggataattcagctcctggtaataACTGTTAATACTGAAGAAATTCTGacagggagaagtttcagctggttgtaatctgcatttctcaccactagatgccactaaatccccttaatcctacacattggTCCATTAACGTCTGACACTGAGACTCTATTCTTTACTTATTTATACCTTGCAGACACGGGCCACTCGCGACACTGCAACTTTGCTGTAGAAGTCGTACTCCATGGCATTCTCACTGAAGAACATGTACACCTTGTCATCgtcaccatcaggactattaaCGCTCTCAGCCACATAGTCCATGTAGATAAAGTTTGGCTCTGAAAACACAAGAAGTGAAATGAGCGCTTTGGCCAGGTGCAAAAATTTCAAACCACTGCCTCAGTTACATTAAAGGATATCTAAAAATACTGCAGCATGCAGAGGCAGCTTGGCTGCTGCTGGAGTCGATTCCCTTTAAACTATGCACACCATTATATAAAACTTTAAATGGCCGGTTTTTGCAGAGGAGGAACTCACCGCTGAGCCAGGAGCTCTTAAACTCAGTGCGGAGAGCCAAGTCTGAGCTGCGCAGAACCACCGGCTCAGAGCCCAAGAAGTTGATGGATGTAGCAGAATACaggtcatttcctgttggaCAGGAACAAGAGATGAGGAAAAATTCCTGGAAATACATTATTCATATTAAGTTGGAACAATCTCTCGTTTATATGGCTACTAATGGACTCAACTGACCGGCCTGTTTTCTGACTAAGTAGTACAAATGTTGAGTGAACAGGTCGCAATAACAAAGATATTGTGTGGCACTTGTGATGCACTGTGTGCTCAGATCTTGTGGCTTGTGAGATTTGTGCACAGTTATTATCACTGATCTTTTCTGTTGGTGCACTTTGAACATTCAGCAGTATTCGGCGCTTTGTTCCCGTTGGCAGCAAACCTGACTCAGACACTCACCCACCATGAGGGAGGAGTATCTCTGGAAGGGATCAAAAGGACACTTCCCctttccctcctcctgctgctttcCCTTCAGCCTCAGCTGTCCATTAACAAACGTCTGTCggaaacaaaggaaagaaaacttTTTACGAGAGGGAGAAGAATGAAAAACACTTTGAACTGTGATTTTATTCAGGCGCAGCTCCCGGACACATGACTGGAATTAAAGGACTTAGCCAGTGATTTGTATGTTTAGCCTTTTGACTACAATGTGCGTATATTTACATTATTACTCACCACTTtccaaagtaaataaaagataaCACAAGTATCAAGATTGATCTCCAACCTGCTACTGATTCATATTACATACTGCAGACACTAAACTGAGATGGATTATCCTTTGGctgctttcatttatttatttatcttttataaaCGTTAGCTCTTTGTGTCATGGGTCTGCACGTAGAAACCATTTCATTCTCCTTGGTGAGGCATTCAGGAGGCTCAGTCCTCTGAGATTTGAGTTCTTTGCCAAAATACACTGCAGTCATGAGCTAATGGATGCTGCAGAACAATCAACCCTAACAAAGACAATAAATACACTAACACAAACATTATGGAGGGGAAGACTTTGTATTTTTCTGAAGCATTAGAAGAAAGAAATCTAATATGAGCTCTTGCTGAGAAAATGTGTTGACTTTGTCTCACAAAAGAGACGATGtcagtttttttaatctaaatcaATCTGAGCTCTCAGAATGAAAACAAAGTGGCCTTTAAAGGAACTGCATTTTAAGACCTTTGTCTATTAACTGCAACATTCAACCACAACTGTTGCTGCTTGGTTTAAAGAATGTGTCAGGTGATGTTTTTCCAACTGTAAACGAAAGCTATAAAAAGAACTAAACCAACAATTAAAGTATTGTGTGTCAAAAGCCTGATGAAGCTTTTTCAtgtgtgacacagacctccattGTTGCCCCCCAAAATATTATAAACACATCAGTGTTGCACTTTCTGACAGGTTCCTTTGATGCGATGAACATGGACACCGTGGTGTGTTTTGAGTCAACGCCACACACCCCGACCTGCTGCTGTGAAAACTCACTCGAGCACCAATTacacaccgatcagccaaacattcaaaccactgacaggtgaagtgaataacactgatcattttgtcacagtgcattgttctgctgggaaacctttggtcatggcattcatgtggatgccacctgacgcGCTCCATccacccaaacaccactgtGGACTAAAAAAACCCTTCACGGCAAGAGTACTCcgtgatggcagtggccccccagcaggaaaatgagccacaccacaaacactgctcaggaatggcctgaggaacgtgacaaaaagctcaaggtgtcgacatGGCCTCCAAATCTCCCATACCCCAATCTGACTGAGCATCTTGGGAAGTGCTGGTGCCCCACCTCACAACTGACAGGTCTCAAATGATCCGaagccagacaccacaggacaccatCCAGAGGCCATGTGTCCATGCCTTCACATGTCAGAGACCAGTCTGATCCGGGGGGGGGGCCCCACCATGGATTAGGGGTACCTCTGAGGTACCAGCACATCCCATAGATGTTCGATCAGAgttggatctggggaatttggaggccaggtcggtgacctgagctctttgtcacattcctgaGAAGTTTCTGCACTGAGGCATGGTGCAtgatcctgctggggggcctcTGCCATCAGGGAGAGCTGTTACCGGTTTTAGAAccttgcagagaaaagttgcagcggtttGAGTGATGGCGTCACCTGCAACTGGTTTTAAAATGTAAGGCTGGTtgtctgtttcaacagccagtcagcttgtagtgaagtctggtcaagtcaaaatgaccgcggACAGTGTGCtcgcttgctgcggcaggtgctccgtcctttccatcctcacggtgtgccggtgttgtacggtgggtcgctgctccTGCTCGCTGTATACGAACCTTTTTGTTTACCCAAAAACTGCCCTGAAAACActgtcaccaaacccaccagactccatttaaataaacagtcattgtAGTAAAATCCAGGGTGAGAATCAGAGGGGTGTAAGTGAGCTGCTAGGTGAAGATTAGTTATATTATgaaactagtccatagccattggcagctttgtcaccttctacctatgccagtcctcaatgcctatgtgcagtttcacatagattgaccacgtcagtgagtagaaaaacgtgggacagacagaatgactgactgacagaatgacacactgacagtttccgtgattatgtacagcataccataccatgacttagtcataccaaacattagaaacaacaccaacattggtccacagggggagccacagcgatcggtcgcattttagccattttgaagcatttttctgttgttatagcgccacccagttgccaattagagttacatttctccagtcaccttgaggcgtcctgttctacatatctaccaagtttagtaaaaatccatatggcggttaggcctagataagaaatgagctctctagcgcccccattttgtttgatggggtcaataatggaggggtcccctcagattatgtgtgctcatatgcctacaaagttgcgtggtgatgggtgaaacccttgagatgttctacacctttatgtgatgagccacgccctccgcaatattcattgccttatagaagctcagttttaggaagttttccaacttttgccaagagggaactttagatattactccctagattatgttcacccagtttcatgcagatcgctcaaacttcctaggaagagatccatttgaagtgtttttcaaaaaattcaaaatggcggaaaatctatataagcggaagttatgggttcttgaggcaaatgtgttcctcatgaggagaggcatctctgtgcaaagtttcatgtctctaccacatacggggcatgagatatgcccattcaaagtttgacatttcaatgggttgctatagcgcccccctttggccaactgatgtaatattgcttcattggcatcctcccatgaccctctaccactgtgccaaatttcacatggattgaccaagtcagtgaggagaaaaacatggaacacacacacacacagtttgtcattatatagtgagATGAAACTTATCGCTGAGCTCTTTCTGCTGCTAAGAGGTTGTGAAGTCTTATCCAAACCCAGgaattatttatcaaaaactaAAGGCTAAACACTGAGCACACTGAGCTATTTAGAGCCAAAAAGTGTGCGATTGCACTTACTTtattttcaataaatgttaaaatattggTCATTAAGTATGTTGTCCTGCACACGTTTATGATGTTTTAATATTAAAGAGTGtggtgattttttgtttttgcggTCCTGTCGGTCAAATGTCACTTACACTCTGGTTCTCAGGGCTGAAAGACACTTAATTTAAAGTCAATAGAAGCATTATAAAACTTACAAAACCCgccttggttcatctttccactgctcCAGCAATCACCATCTCTAGATTGTTTGAAATTAactcttaattcacccagttagatgtgaaatatgatgcCTCTATACATGCTTAAATCACTGTTAagttaaatggagtctggtgggtttggctgTGGCGattttgtggctgtttctggTGAATCAAAAAGGTTGATACTCTTCAACAtgaaggtctatctctgtagggatcctttccataatgctgtcagacacttgtaACAACAAACTGAGGCTGCCAGTGACAATAAcgagcacttttagtggatgtaaattgacggtgAGAACATGTGCCGAGTGGTTTCACAGCAGCAGCCCTCTGTGCTGaacactggaccaatttcagaaATTGTTGGTCCATCAGTCCGTCCTTTTGAAACCACCACCTCAGCTGATAAACAGAGGTCCTACCTACAAAAACAACTTACAAAATCCTCCAAACTGACTCCACAGTCTTCAGTTTACTCACCATGTAATCACAGGCGGGGCTAAAGGCATTGGTGCCACAGACATACATTGTAGTCTCGTTCATTTTGTGCAGGGTCCGAATGTAGTTACGGCATTCCACCTGCAACAAGATCCAGCAGAGAGAATGCCAAGGTCAGAGCTTTTGTTAGTTCAGccgcaaaaacacaaacatgccacATACATATACTGACAGCACTGGCTGCCTGAGGTTGAGCTGGTGACCAAAAAGGTCAAGGCTGTGTACGTGCATTTTCCACTCCCTCCTTTATTTGGACATTCAGTACAAAGCTGTAAGCAAAGCACTTCAAAGAGAATTCTAAAAAGGAAAAAGACTCCCACATAAATGATTTACAAATGCACAGAGATAAACTGCACTGGGGAGTAAACTGCTTTCAATCATCAACAGTCATCCTTTCAGGCTGTATTCTTAGCCTAGAAGTAAAACTTAGCGTATGCAAGCTCTGTTTCGAAATACATTACACAAACCTCGGCATGTTTTCCTTTGTACTTGCACTCCCTCTGCTTTTCCTCGGTAACTCGCCAATACACCTGCATCAACAGAGGGAAAGTGTCTTGTCAAAGCATGCAGGAACAGTGTCGCAACCCGCAGCACGACAGTGGAGCCTCAGCTCGTTTACCCTCACACACGCATCACTGTTTATCTAACGTCAAGACCAGTCAGTTCACTCTAGAAGGGTGTAGCTACCTGCTGGCTGGGACACCAGTCCCTCTTCAGTTGTGACTGTTAGCTGTAACTGCAACTAAGAATCAACAGGCTACTGTCTGTAGAGTTCAACAAGACCATTATTCATTCAAGTTCCTTATGCAAATTTGCAcgagacaaacagacaacagTGTTGACCTGGCTGCTGGTGTGAGAACAGGTCATTACACAATCTGATGTGAATCTGTGAGCATGTTCTCAGCCTCAAAATAGTGAGACAGATGTACAAAGAGTACACTTACTGGAGGAATGAAGTGATTATGAAATGTTACTGAAATGCTCTTGCAGCCAAGATGTGTCTGAGATGTCAGTGTTGCACAATTTATTTTCTAACTTTATTCtagtttgtgctttttttttcttgtgtactGGGTACGCTCACTTTGTCAGTCTCCAAAAATCCTTCATAGCAGACACTCTGAGGTAAAATGTTACAGGTATACTGTGTAGGATTGTCGTGAAGTGTTCGTAAACATGctcaaagtgaaagtaaaagccaaatCCAAATTCACTCTCGTTTGGCATTTCGCCTCCCTGTGCgttttgtttttggcactgtgtctcttggatgcctggcacctttttataaagcctggacctcacctgagcgctgtgggtgTGAGCGCCCAAATGTCCCGagcacagaaaaagagaaaaaaaaaataatacatgcAGAAGACGGagcctctgcagataaatacaccgccacacacttctagagGGTTGTAAGGGAAGATTGTACGGGTCTATACGTTTGTTTTTTAGGGAAATCCTGCAGAGCATACCTttaaaaggaatacttcactccccaaatgaccatttgtatatcaattactcaccttgTGTTCCGCTGAATTCATgacaaaatctttgtttttctcacatgcctctgccgtgaacgaagaatccaaaaacaaagaaaattcttgatacattgacaaaaacagcgaCCGCATTTAACAGctgcaaaactatatcaaaacgtGCAGTGTAATCATTTATGCAGTCAAATGCGCAGAACTTCCCATGAAGACAGCCCTCTCTGACAGGGAACGGGACTAAATGTGGAACATATCAATGCTCTCTTCACTGCCAGATTgcgaaaaacagtgattttacctCGCTGATCACAGGAGCTGTtgatctaccactgccttgatcattTAGTTTGTtagtgttattttgtgactttgttAGTTCAGTAGTTCATTCAGCGGAAATCATTTACCTCACGCCCCCCTCCCAGTCTCCACAGGTGTGCCCCAGGGCTCTGTCCTGGGGCCCCTGTTATTCATCATCTACTTACTCCCCCTTGGTCACATTTTCCGTAAAAACCACATTAATTTCCATTGCTATgcggatgacacccagctctacatCTCCTCCAAACCTGattccaccctccctccctcattccTTACTGATTGCCTTCATGAAATAAAGTCCTGGTTCACATGGAATTTTCTCAAACTAAACAGtgataaaacagaaatgttacaAATCAGCACTAAACCCACTCTAGCCAAAGCCCACAGTTTCACCATATCGATTGACAATTCTtccatcctcccctcccctcaggTAAAGGGTCTGGGTGTCATCATCGACAGCACGCTTTCCTTCTCAtcccacattaacaacataaccCGGTCAGCCTGCTTTCATCTCCGTAACATCAACCGCCTGCGCCCCTCCCTCACACCTCACACCGCTGCCATACTGGTTCACAGTCTTGTCACTTCCCGGCTTGACTACTGCAACTCCCTCCTGTTTGGTCTCCCCCAGAAAATCCTCCATAAACTGCAGATGGTTCACAATTATCACTAGGACCCCACCCACCCATCATATCACACCCATCTTACAGCAGCtcaatgtcaatgtcaatgtcaagtttatttatatagcacatttaaaagccTAAGGCCAACCGAAGTGCTTTACAAGATGAAATCATCAGCATCAATAAACAATACAAGCAGAAACAGTACAAAGCAGAGAggtaga is a window encoding:
- the si:ch211-129c21.1 gene encoding semaphorin-4E translates to MSLLSALSIVCGLMLHVSFSALSNHYCVPRMTVPYQNELKLFREEGIFNYSTMLMRDDLGVLLLGAREAIYALDINNVSVRKDVVYWRVTEEKQRECKYKGKHAEVECRNYIRTLHKMNETTMYVCGTNAFSPACDYMTFVNGQLRLKGKQQEEGKGKCPFDPFQRYSSLMVGNDLYSATSINFLGSEPVVLRSSDLALRTEFKSSWLSEPNFIYMDYVAESVNSPDGDDDKVYMFFSENAMEYDFYSKVAVSRVARVCKGDMGGQRTLQRKWTSFLKARLDCSLPEPSLPPIVQDVFLLKDDDWRKSVFYAVFTPQSSLSQVSAVCAYTVSSIRDIFNEGKFKTPVAVETSHVKWVMYTGDVPVPRPGACINNVARKMGMNRSLDLPDKTLQFIRDRPLMDEAVRPQTGGPLLVKKGALLTRIVVDSVLALDGKTHAVMFIGTENGYVQKAVNYDGEMFIIEEIQLYENPVPISILRLSSSKGQLYAGSEFGAVQMPVSNCSRYDLCVDCVLARDPYCAWDFTTEKCSSVRSLSSSSHAALQSLKEGDISQCPQPDSVAAVDFTLVPGNNIQLPCQLHSNLAQVLWRFSDQTLHSNSKYYIYSGGLLILSASESDAGLYTCDSVEPINSKTYNRTVAVYQLQLHSGPGEGDSATPGNEVANSSDSIHGLNTAAPGLEPNLDSKDPLSHEDPLSPETQSDTSRVTHLEVAVALLSLLCLSLMGVIFWIWGQGRWECFKFAQRSSDSEGKRQSAEYMHIQNRTSEIKFLGPVSGRPCSANNNHSAVDFKGNGEHHFTPMANISSLDGLGYINDESEI